TCGATTCCCCCAGTTGCTCCCAATGCATGTCCAGTCATACTTTTCGTACTGCTGACACGAACATTTTTAGCAGCTTCACCCAATGCAGTTTGGATTGCTTTGGTTTCTGCCACATCATTTGAAGGCGTACTAGTTCCGTGAGCATTAATATAACCTACTTTAGCTGGCTCAATCGCTGCTTCGTCGATTGCCAATTTCATGGCTTTAGCCGCGCCACTACCATCCGGTCTTGGTGAAGTCATATGATACGCATCACAGTTTGTACCATAACCAATGATTTCACCTAAAATTTTAGCCCCTCTATTTTGTGCATGTTCTAAAGATTCAAGAACTAAAATCCCAGCGCCTTCACCCATTACAAACCCACTACGATCTTTATCAAAAGGAATCGATCCTCTATTTGGATTTTCTTCGGATGTCACAGCTGTTAAAGACGCAAAACCAGCGATCCCAATTTCAGTTATCGATGCTTCTGTTCCCCCAGCTAACAAAACATCTGAATAGCCATGTTTGATATTTCTAAACGCTTCACCAATCGAATTATTCGCCGTAGCACATGCAGTGACCGTCGCTGTACAAATCCCTCTAGCTCCTACACGTAAAGCTATATTGCCAGCTGCCATGTTCCCGATTGACATCGGTATAAATAAAGGAGCGACTCTTTTAGGACCTTTTTCACGCATTCGGATCACTTGGTCTTGAATCGTTTGAAGTCCTCCAATTCCAGACCCCACCATAACACCAAAACGAT
The DNA window shown above is from Enterococcus sp. 12C11_DIV0727 and carries:
- the fabF gene encoding beta-ketoacyl-ACP synthase II — translated: MNRVVITGYGVASPIGNDAETFLESLQTGKNGIGPITKFDADETGITLAAEVKDFPFDKYFAKKDAKRMDLFSLFGIYAALEALEMSKLDTDQIDVDRFGVMVGSGIGGLQTIQDQVIRMREKGPKRVAPLFIPMSIGNMAAGNIALRVGARGICTATVTACATANNSIGEAFRNIKHGYSDVLLAGGTEASITEIGIAGFASLTAVTSEENPNRGSIPFDKDRSGFVMGEGAGILVLESLEHAQNRGAKILGEIIGYGTNCDAYHMTSPRPDGSGAAKAMKLAIDEAAIEPAKVGYINAHGTSTPSNDVAETKAIQTALGEAAKNVRVSSTKSMTGHALGATGGIEAIATLNALQHQFIPPTINIENLDEAIEINIVTNESQKHDFDYALTNSFGFGGHNAVLCLKRWED